One genomic region from Candidatus Nitrosopumilus koreensis AR1 encodes:
- a CDS encoding 50S ribosomal protein L10: MHENRTSYPKRKTQMYQQLQELPKKYKVMAVIKMNKVRSTQILPLRKTLKEDVEFFSIKDKVAQKALEKSDIPGMKDMVGEFKGQIMLMFTNMSPFKLNVLLAKNKIMMMARGGDIASVDVVVPAKNTGIAPGPMLTEFKEAGIPTKIDQGTIWIAKDSTPVKKGEAINEKLAAILGKLDIKPVEAGITLYTALEDGLKYAEEEMIIDVEKIRNEFAQAHQEAISLSIEAAYITPENIEHILSKAAQSARSVSVESGYMTDETKEQILQKADSQARAVAGQAKDYTPA, translated from the coding sequence TTGCATGAAAATAGAACCTCTTATCCTAAAAGAAAAACTCAGATGTATCAGCAGTTACAAGAGTTACCAAAAAAATACAAAGTAATGGCAGTTATCAAAATGAACAAGGTACGTTCTACTCAGATACTACCTTTAAGAAAGACACTCAAAGAGGACGTAGAGTTTTTCAGCATCAAAGATAAGGTTGCACAAAAAGCATTAGAAAAATCAGACATTCCAGGAATGAAAGACATGGTTGGAGAATTCAAGGGACAGATAATGCTCATGTTTACAAATATGTCACCATTCAAGCTTAACGTACTTTTGGCAAAGAACAAAATCATGATGATGGCCAGAGGAGGGGATATTGCAAGTGTTGATGTGGTTGTTCCAGCAAAGAATACAGGAATCGCACCAGGACCAATGCTTACAGAATTCAAAGAGGCAGGAATCCCAACCAAGATTGACCAAGGTACAATATGGATTGCAAAAGACTCCACACCGGTAAAAAAAGGCGAAGCAATCAATGAGAAACTTGCAGCCATTTTAGGTAAACTAGACATCAAGCCAGTTGAAGCAGGAATTACACTATACACAGCACTTGAGGATGGACTAAAGTATGCTGAAGAAGAGATGATAATTGATGTTGAGAAGATAAGAAACGAGTTTGCACAAGCACACCAAGAGGCAATCTCACTGTCTATCGAAGCAGCATATATCACCCCAGAAAATATCGAACACATATTATCCAAAGCAGCACAATCAGCACGTTCTGTATCTGTTGAGTCAGGTTACATGACTGATGAGACAAAAGAGCAAATCTTGCAAAAGGCAGACTCTCAAGCAAGAGCAGTTGCCGGACAAGCAAAGGATTACACTCCAGCATAA
- the rpl12p gene encoding 50S ribosomal protein P1, producing MEYVYAALLLHKLDKEVNEANVSSVVKASGAEVNEAQVKALVAALADVNIDEAVKAAPVAVAAAAAPAADAAAGGEAKAEEKPKDEGKTEEAAMEGLSSLFG from the coding sequence ATGGAATATGTTTACGCTGCTTTACTTCTTCACAAACTAGACAAAGAAGTTAACGAGGCAAACGTCAGCTCAGTTGTTAAAGCATCTGGCGCTGAAGTTAATGAAGCCCAAGTTAAAGCACTAGTTGCAGCCTTAGCCGATGTCAACATCGATGAGGCAGTCAAAGCCGCACCTGTAGCAGTTGCAGCAGCAGCCGCACCAGCAGCAGATGCAGCAGCCGGTGGTGAAGCAAAGGCCGAGGAAAAACCTAAAGACGAAGGTAAAACCGAAGAAGCAGCCATGGAAGGATTATCTTCATTATTTGGCTAA
- a CDS encoding Lrp/AsnC ligand binding domain-containing protein — translation MQAYILINCQTGSETRLISELMELPEVIEVNGVWGKYDVLLKISTNDPNGAEQIVKQLRNHPDVVDTYTMHVLYGQGGTIDHE, via the coding sequence ATGCAAGCATATATTCTGATCAACTGTCAAACAGGAAGCGAAACTAGATTAATTTCAGAATTAATGGAATTACCTGAAGTAATTGAAGTCAATGGAGTTTGGGGAAAATACGATGTTCTTCTAAAAATTTCTACTAATGATCCTAACGGGGCTGAACAAATTGTCAAGCAACTACGTAATCATCCTGATGTTGTGGATACCTATACAATGCACGTGTTATATGGACAAGGTGGAACAATAGATCATGAATGA
- a CDS encoding nitroreductase family protein encodes MEFRTVEPSYTSKDGCRLVWQGIDEDDIDVVILNKDELDRFVEILKQNKTGEVELEDQTSFIRINSDVTQFSLTNHRLLEANTSDIQEQVLEFAKVPHEPQYVYVGTKEFYPSVWIRDDTKQQEGIPKKTNQSLIQAILSSEPEKIRQDLSPTDLFRVFATRRSTRKFSKTKVEDWKIDKILSAADVAPTAGNFQGFQVFLIKNKDAKEALVEAANKQPYVNAPVVLVFCTDPSRVNLKFPPDILEKFSLQDATIAAAFSLLAASGVGLSTIWIGMFDEEKVKKILGTDLRPSSILCIGYPDKKKPPKSRRKLKELIKVIE; translated from the coding sequence ATGGAATTTCGTACCGTAGAGCCATCTTACACCTCAAAGGATGGATGCAGACTGGTTTGGCAGGGAATAGATGAGGATGACATTGATGTTGTAATATTAAACAAAGATGAACTAGACAGATTTGTTGAGATACTAAAACAAAACAAGACAGGCGAGGTTGAACTAGAAGATCAAACTAGCTTTATCAGGATAAATTCTGATGTGACTCAGTTTAGCCTAACCAATCATAGGTTGCTTGAAGCAAACACTTCTGATATTCAAGAACAGGTATTGGAATTTGCCAAGGTTCCACATGAACCGCAATATGTTTACGTTGGAACCAAAGAATTCTACCCTTCTGTATGGATCCGAGATGATACAAAACAACAAGAAGGTATTCCTAAAAAAACAAATCAATCTTTGATTCAGGCCATTTTGTCATCAGAGCCTGAAAAGATTAGACAAGATCTTTCTCCAACTGACTTGTTTAGGGTTTTTGCAACTAGACGCTCTACTAGAAAATTTTCTAAAACAAAAGTTGAGGACTGGAAGATTGACAAGATTTTATCTGCAGCTGATGTTGCGCCCACAGCTGGAAACTTTCAAGGATTTCAGGTGTTTCTTATAAAAAACAAAGATGCAAAAGAAGCACTAGTAGAGGCTGCAAACAAACAGCCATACGTAAATGCTCCTGTTGTCTTGGTTTTTTGTACGGATCCTTCCCGAGTGAACCTCAAGTTTCCTCCCGATATTTTAGAAAAGTTCTCATTGCAGGATGCAACTATTGCGGCAGCGTTTTCATTACTTGCAGCATCTGGAGTTGGCCTGAGTACGATTTGGATAGGAATGTTTGATGAAGAAAAAGTAAAGAAAATTCTTGGAACTGATCTTAGACCGTCATCTATTTTGTGTATTGGGTATCCTGACAAGAAAAAACCTCCAAAGTCGAGAAGAAAACTCAAGGAACTAATCAAAGTAATAGAATGA
- a CDS encoding trimeric intracellular cation channel family protein, producing the protein MVDFSFELGSFISVLDYLGTIAFAITGASKAIAHNADIFGIIVLASVVGVAGGITRDVIFGRFPTAFSDPIYISLTVSAGIAMFFLYSKLKRQMGTWLVFDAVGLGVFSIIGASVAHQVVGLEFLPMLFAGVVTAIGGGILRDVFVREIPIVFVKEVYAVASVIGIVVFYAMLAYDMDIQISSISGIVVATGIRLLAMKYNWNLPKVKET; encoded by the coding sequence ATGGTAGATTTTTCATTTGAATTAGGATCGTTTATCTCTGTTTTAGATTACTTGGGAACTATTGCATTTGCAATAACGGGGGCTTCTAAAGCAATTGCGCACAACGCTGATATTTTTGGAATAATTGTGCTAGCAAGTGTAGTTGGAGTTGCTGGAGGAATAACACGTGATGTAATATTTGGCAGATTTCCAACCGCATTCTCTGATCCAATATACATCAGTTTGACTGTATCTGCAGGAATTGCGATGTTCTTTTTGTATTCAAAACTCAAACGACAGATGGGAACTTGGCTTGTCTTTGATGCAGTTGGACTGGGTGTGTTTTCTATAATTGGCGCATCTGTTGCACATCAGGTAGTTGGATTAGAGTTTCTTCCAATGCTGTTTGCTGGAGTTGTAACTGCAATTGGTGGTGGAATACTTCGAGATGTGTTTGTCAGAGAAATTCCAATTGTCTTTGTAAAAGAAGTGTATGCTGTGGCAAGTGTAATTGGTATTGTAGTGTTTTATGCAATGTTGGCTTATGATATGGATATTCAAATCTCATCAATATCTGGTATTGTTGTTGCAACTGGAATACGATTGTTGGCCATGAAATACAACTGGAATCTGCCCAAAGTCAAAGAGACTTGA
- a CDS encoding Lrp/AsnC family transcriptional regulator, whose amino-acid sequence MKLLFELTKDGSISVPILSKKLGINASVLYSRIKRLVKKKLIKKFTVEIDDSLLGIGVKANVGINRDPKLKDSIHKKFMETPEVVSICEVTGRFDIIIQVYAKNLESLHSVVIEKIGKIEGIQNTETFVELQKTDKDPVYLNELT is encoded by the coding sequence ATGAAACTCCTCTTTGAGCTAACCAAGGATGGATCAATCTCAGTTCCTATACTCTCAAAGAAGTTAGGGATTAATGCATCTGTACTTTATAGCAGAATCAAGAGACTGGTCAAAAAGAAACTGATAAAGAAATTCACAGTAGAAATTGATGACTCTTTACTCGGCATTGGTGTAAAGGCAAATGTTGGAATCAACCGAGATCCAAAACTCAAAGATTCGATTCACAAAAAATTTATGGAAACACCAGAAGTAGTCTCGATTTGTGAAGTAACAGGTAGATTTGATATTATAATTCAGGTATATGCCAAAAATTTGGAATCGCTTCACTCTGTAGTTATTGAAAAGATTGGAAAGATAGAAGGCATTCAAAATACAGAGACCTTTGTAGAGCTACAAAAAACAGACAAAGATCCAGTATATCTTAATGAATTAACATAA
- a CDS encoding helix-turn-helix transcriptional regulator produces the protein MTDLIDEAADYVLELASSQRLNILIALLNKDLTPTAFAKEIDATKQEVHRNFSRLEKSGLVKKKVSGKYTLTTFGQTICTQVPSLVFLSQNRKYFEEHTFGDVPHKFQMRCGQLANSQYVKGVSKVLEQWKQIYKNSDKFIYEILSEVPLDLIEPLVKRVKKGVKFNYIFSESAVVPKGRKALLKKLGFDKLIEKGLIERKMEKNVQTVVVLNEKEACLMFPTLDGESDISEMFYSDDPMFHEWCLDYFRYCWYGSDVFKESKLKE, from the coding sequence ATGACAGATCTTATTGACGAGGCAGCAGATTATGTCTTAGAGCTTGCAAGCTCTCAGAGATTAAACATATTGATTGCTCTGCTAAACAAGGATCTGACTCCTACTGCGTTTGCAAAAGAGATTGATGCTACAAAACAAGAGGTTCATAGAAATTTTTCACGTCTAGAAAAATCAGGCTTGGTCAAAAAGAAAGTCAGTGGAAAATACACTCTTACCACATTTGGGCAAACAATATGTACACAGGTTCCATCACTTGTCTTTTTGTCTCAGAATCGAAAATATTTTGAAGAACACACTTTTGGTGATGTTCCACACAAGTTCCAGATGCGATGCGGTCAACTTGCAAATTCCCAATATGTCAAAGGAGTGTCCAAAGTCTTAGAACAATGGAAACAAATCTACAAGAATTCTGATAAATTCATCTATGAAATTTTATCTGAGGTTCCATTAGACTTGATTGAACCCCTTGTAAAAAGAGTCAAAAAAGGAGTGAAATTCAACTACATATTCTCCGAATCTGCAGTTGTGCCGAAAGGCAGAAAGGCATTACTCAAAAAATTGGGATTTGACAAGCTAATTGAAAAGGGGCTTATTGAACGAAAAATGGAAAAAAATGTTCAGACAGTTGTGGTGTTAAATGAAAAGGAGGCATGTCTGATGTTTCCTACATTGGATGGAGAGTCTGATATCAGTGAGATGTTTTACTCTGATGATCCTATGTTTCATGAATGGTGTCTTGATTATTTCAGGTATTGTTGGTATGGCTCTGATGTGTTCAAAGAAAGTAAACTAAAAGAATAA
- a CDS encoding MBL fold metallo-hydrolase — protein sequence MKLIWFVIPLVLFGIGINESFSEEKTETVKLVTQQELKIMVENWMTNPDEDDTNQRIEIMKSYYAFEETGQQLSNDAEGLKLMNQIRKMVSLDLPRAELDELRKQVRIELGLEEPSENKILYINPSLVDCVGVGPQKCMQIREDPNTNWQNFYDSIDGFNFVEGKSYKISVKVTDVENPPADASSKKYELIEILDQKPYPKHIPYKDMCAPGFVPLGKICVLNDRCGPGAYPGKVCVMDGEKQPYLRPLQQGNAGIAASDVICAESLQLLFKSHDGSPACVSNDAKKKLQERGWQTSIPLLACTLEYAPVCGVDGKTYGNSCMINSNHVATKHIGECSSMVEDTKGIFEKTLDYTTQPAVVDEEKGYFVTEIADDVYWLVGNGYQTMFVVSDEGVIAFDAPQPIGEKYLDAINDVTSKPVTHMIYSHHHQDHTGAAGQIFPKDITYISHKDAADALISENNPDRPIPTQILEGDENTLEIGNKTIELYNIGDFHSKGNLLMILPESKVAMLVDLFRPAESPYRAFGVTPDIELYLETHDVLQTFDFDVLVSGHTSLLATKDHVTTNKQFTQSVMDNAQSAIDSGESNPADVCTATTIEQWEGKLGNLDAFMTDHCNAMIEYLTS from the coding sequence ATGAAACTAATTTGGTTTGTAATTCCTCTAGTGTTATTTGGAATTGGAATAAACGAATCTTTCTCTGAGGAAAAAACAGAGACTGTAAAATTAGTGACCCAGCAGGAGTTAAAGATCATGGTTGAGAATTGGATGACAAACCCTGATGAGGATGACACAAACCAACGAATAGAAATTATGAAATCCTATTATGCATTTGAAGAAACAGGACAGCAATTATCCAATGATGCAGAAGGACTAAAACTAATGAACCAAATCAGAAAAATGGTTAGCCTAGATCTTCCAAGAGCAGAACTTGATGAATTAAGAAAACAAGTGCGCATAGAGTTGGGGTTGGAGGAACCCTCTGAAAATAAAATTTTATACATAAACCCAAGTTTAGTTGACTGTGTTGGTGTCGGTCCACAAAAGTGCATGCAAATACGTGAAGACCCAAACACTAACTGGCAAAACTTCTATGATTCTATTGATGGGTTTAATTTTGTTGAAGGAAAATCTTACAAAATCTCTGTTAAAGTAACTGATGTAGAAAACCCTCCAGCAGATGCATCAAGTAAAAAATATGAATTAATCGAGATACTTGATCAAAAACCCTATCCAAAACACATCCCGTACAAAGACATGTGTGCTCCAGGATTTGTTCCACTTGGAAAGATTTGTGTTCTAAATGACAGATGTGGTCCAGGTGCATATCCTGGCAAAGTTTGTGTCATGGATGGAGAAAAACAACCATATCTTAGACCTTTGCAACAGGGAAATGCCGGCATTGCTGCCAGTGATGTGATTTGCGCAGAAAGCTTGCAATTACTTTTCAAATCTCATGATGGCTCTCCTGCATGTGTGAGCAATGATGCAAAAAAGAAACTGCAAGAGCGTGGATGGCAAACAAGCATTCCTCTTTTAGCGTGCACACTTGAATATGCTCCAGTTTGTGGGGTTGATGGAAAAACATATGGAAACTCCTGTATGATAAATTCAAACCATGTTGCTACAAAACACATCGGAGAATGCTCTAGCATGGTTGAGGACACAAAAGGAATATTTGAAAAGACATTAGATTACACCACACAGCCTGCTGTTGTTGATGAGGAGAAGGGATACTTTGTCACAGAGATTGCAGATGATGTCTATTGGTTAGTTGGAAATGGCTACCAGACAATGTTTGTAGTTTCTGATGAGGGCGTTATTGCATTTGATGCTCCACAACCAATTGGGGAAAAATATCTTGATGCAATAAACGATGTGACATCAAAACCTGTAACTCATATGATTTACTCACATCATCATCAGGACCATACTGGCGCTGCAGGGCAAATATTTCCTAAAGACATTACATACATCTCACACAAAGATGCTGCAGATGCTCTAATCTCTGAAAATAACCCTGACCGACCAATCCCCACGCAAATTCTAGAAGGAGATGAAAACACTCTGGAAATAGGAAACAAAACCATAGAACTCTATAACATTGGGGATTTCCATTCAAAAGGCAACTTGCTGATGATTCTTCCCGAATCAAAAGTTGCAATGCTAGTTGATTTGTTCCGTCCTGCAGAATCTCCTTATCGTGCATTTGGGGTGACACCTGACATTGAATTATACTTGGAGACACATGATGTCTTGCAAACTTTTGATTTTGATGTACTTGTTTCAGGCCATACAAGTCTTCTTGCAACAAAAGATCATGTCACCACAAACAAACAATTTACACAAAGTGTAATGGATAATGCACAATCTGCTATTGATTCTGGAGAATCAAACCCTGCTGATGTTTGTACTGCAACTACAATTGAACAATGGGAAGGAAAACTAGGAAATCTTGATGCATTTATGACTGATCATTGTAATGCAATGATAGAATATCTAACATCTTAA
- a CDS encoding PEFG-CTERM sorting domain-containing protein, with product MNLALLAVITIIASGLIISVPLASSETVGAHVSKVLTDHTEPGYASAAILICAGNDPLSYPEIIVSSEQETKIVVYEGDVPANTCLGETVTIKTNNLSSITASLATSSGPIMLDEPTRDVTGMNVLKGMSSDGKIMLEVSSSAPISGSTSQIKVDFVDVLGNSIQHVNYDITVTQNDEIVLEESNAHTHIGVKYHETDVLKSNSPLDVKITLLGLGLPGEQVTWEGPRGEIVQFIAVPEFGTIVLLVLVATISMVVIVGARSKVSVYP from the coding sequence ATGAACTTGGCCCTGTTGGCTGTAATTACAATAATTGCATCTGGATTAATCATATCTGTTCCGCTAGCCTCCTCTGAAACTGTGGGTGCTCATGTTTCTAAGGTATTGACCGATCACACTGAACCTGGATATGCATCAGCAGCTATTTTGATATGTGCGGGAAATGATCCTTTATCATATCCTGAAATAATCGTCAGTTCAGAACAAGAAACTAAAATTGTTGTGTATGAAGGAGATGTTCCTGCAAATACTTGTTTAGGTGAAACAGTTACAATAAAAACAAACAATCTCTCTTCAATAACTGCTTCATTAGCAACATCTTCAGGACCTATTATGTTAGATGAACCAACTAGAGATGTAACTGGTATGAATGTGCTTAAGGGAATGTCATCTGATGGCAAAATTATGTTGGAAGTTTCTTCTTCAGCACCAATATCTGGAAGTACTTCTCAAATCAAAGTGGATTTTGTTGATGTGTTGGGAAATTCAATACAACATGTAAATTATGATATCACTGTAACCCAAAATGATGAGATAGTCCTAGAAGAATCCAATGCTCATACGCATATAGGAGTCAAGTATCACGAGACAGATGTTCTAAAATCTAATTCTCCACTTGATGTAAAAATAACGCTTCTTGGATTGGGTTTACCTGGTGAACAAGTAACGTGGGAAGGGCCTCGAGGAGAAATAGTACAATTTATTGCCGTTCCTGAATTTGGAACTATTGTGTTACTTGTGTTGGTAGCTACCATTTCCATGGTTGTGATAGTAGGTGCCAGAAGTAAAGTAAGCGTTTATCCTTAA
- a CDS encoding sensor histidine kinase, which produces MKNGKKPVGLILFSIIGVIIVASWILIATPMLKNNSAAFEDIREYLGEDAYAENIGDKLSEPIISSDFLEYKIVNQSGSILEIESSYITKDIITGETIYENYNTYYVDSTTRKHVDHDELYFIFPANVQKQDYFLFDPNMEVPAMFVFEGTKQIGNLEVYEFSCESIGDDFSQAWPEFLPDIVYADQTCKTSIEPVTGKTIEFAITWDMYVIKDGKHVSVEMGEAETTDFSELILLQSASDTKQLFYVYDFVVPVFLILVLVSIFFTILYINKSKEKGKIIIKQLEEMQKTEKIATIGHLASRLAHDIRNPLSVIQMTVDILRNDPEISKRFQKYGDSITESIQRIGYQVNNVLDYVQQKPLKLEKMAVSAIIDSALESLKIPENITVEKTATDEEIVCDHHMIRIVFINIITNAIYAIDSKVGKIRINVKPDYDSVKIEISNTGEPIPEKELEKIFEPLFTTKQEGTGLGLASCKSIIEQHGGTISVKNNPTTFTITLPRNQEK; this is translated from the coding sequence ATGAAAAATGGCAAAAAACCAGTAGGTTTGATTTTATTTTCTATAATAGGAGTCATAATTGTTGCAAGTTGGATACTGATTGCAACACCTATGCTAAAAAATAATTCAGCAGCTTTTGAAGACATTAGAGAATATCTAGGAGAGGACGCATATGCAGAAAACATAGGAGATAAATTATCAGAACCAATCATCTCAAGTGATTTTCTAGAATATAAAATAGTAAATCAAAGTGGTAGTATTTTGGAGATAGAATCATCTTACATTACCAAAGATATCATTACAGGTGAAACAATCTACGAGAATTACAACACATACTATGTTGACTCTACTACAAGAAAACATGTTGATCACGATGAATTGTATTTCATATTCCCAGCAAATGTTCAAAAACAAGATTATTTTCTATTTGATCCAAACATGGAAGTCCCAGCTATGTTTGTCTTTGAAGGAACAAAACAGATAGGTAATCTTGAGGTCTATGAGTTTTCATGTGAAAGTATTGGAGATGACTTTTCCCAAGCATGGCCAGAATTTTTACCAGATATAGTGTATGCTGATCAGACATGCAAGACCAGCATAGAACCAGTAACAGGCAAAACTATAGAGTTTGCAATTACTTGGGACATGTATGTAATAAAAGATGGCAAACATGTCTCAGTCGAAATGGGAGAAGCCGAGACTACCGATTTCTCAGAGTTAATTCTATTGCAATCAGCATCAGATACAAAGCAGTTATTTTATGTCTATGATTTTGTCGTTCCAGTATTTTTGATTCTAGTGCTAGTATCAATATTTTTTACAATTTTATACATTAACAAATCCAAAGAGAAAGGAAAGATAATCATAAAACAGTTAGAAGAGATGCAAAAAACTGAAAAAATTGCCACAATAGGACATCTTGCATCACGTCTTGCACACGACATACGAAACCCATTATCAGTGATTCAGATGACTGTAGACATTTTGAGAAATGATCCTGAGATTTCAAAAAGATTCCAAAAGTATGGAGATTCAATTACCGAGTCCATACAAAGAATAGGCTACCAAGTAAACAACGTGCTTGACTATGTACAGCAAAAGCCATTAAAATTAGAAAAGATGGCAGTGTCTGCAATAATTGATTCAGCATTAGAGAGCCTAAAGATTCCAGAAAATATCACAGTTGAGAAAACTGCAACAGATGAAGAAATAGTATGTGATCACCACATGATCAGAATTGTGTTTATTAACATCATAACAAACGCAATCTATGCCATAGACTCAAAGGTAGGAAAGATAAGAATCAATGTAAAACCAGACTATGATTCAGTCAAAATAGAAATTAGCAACACAGGTGAGCCTATACCAGAAAAAGAACTAGAAAAAATATTTGAGCCATTATTTACAACAAAGCAGGAAGGAACAGGACTTGGTCTTGCAAGCTGTAAGAGTATCATAGAACAACATGGTGGAACCATTTCAGTTAAGAACAATCCCACCACATTTACAATAACACTGCCAAGAAATCAAGAAAAATAA
- a CDS encoding response regulator: MPISAIVVDDEDDIVNTFTELLELYKINVIGTAKDGKDAVEQFKKLRPDVVFLDIMMPEFDGYYALKEIRMIDESAIVILVTGGGPEDIDKLSELNPSAIIHKPYQMDTLMHVLQDDLKLEIPSK, encoded by the coding sequence ATGCCAATAAGTGCAATTGTTGTGGATGATGAAGATGATATTGTAAATACATTTACAGAATTACTGGAACTTTACAAAATTAATGTAATTGGAACTGCAAAAGATGGAAAGGATGCAGTAGAACAATTCAAAAAACTTCGCCCTGACGTTGTCTTTCTAGATATTATGATGCCTGAATTTGATGGATATTATGCACTAAAAGAAATTAGAATGATTGATGAGTCTGCAATTGTAATTCTAGTTACAGGTGGTGGACCTGAAGATATTGACAAATTATCGGAACTAAACCCATCGGCTATAATTCATAAACCCTATCAAATGGATACATTAATGCATGTATTGCAAGATGATTTGAAATTGGAAATACCTTCTAAATAA
- a CDS encoding DUF5654 family protein encodes MADDPEPTSIKHEILDKIAALVAAAFGLVAALAWNDAIKALFREYFGPADQVGPMIVYAIIVTMIAVALTIFVARAASQAKTMLGKRDYKCALCKFKTYDESEFLEHLSKEHSANGGKFISK; translated from the coding sequence ATGGCTGATGATCCTGAACCAACTTCAATCAAACATGAGATTTTAGATAAAATTGCGGCACTTGTTGCAGCAGCTTTTGGTTTGGTTGCAGCATTAGCCTGGAATGATGCAATCAAAGCATTGTTTCGTGAATACTTTGGACCAGCAGATCAGGTAGGGCCTATGATAGTTTATGCAATTATTGTAACAATGATTGCAGTTGCTCTGACAATATTTGTTGCAAGAGCTGCTTCTCAAGCAAAAACTATGTTGGGAAAACGAGATTACAAGTGTGCATTGTGCAAGTTCAAAACCTATGATGAGTCAGAATTTTTGGAACATTTATCCAAAGAACACTCTGCAAATGGTGGCAAATTTATCTCAAAATAA
- a CDS encoding 50S ribosomal protein L1, whose protein sequence is MITESELVKMIQEAKAATKAKKFKQSIELIVNFKDIDVKKGFALNEVVQLPKTSSPATVCVIATGDMGTKAKAAKADTVIGNTELDKFGANKRESRKFINKYDFFLADTQIMPTVGKTLGQLLGPRGKMPTPVPFNAPIESFLSRFRSSIKVRARASLSVACKIGDESMEDADLAINAHAVLSAIEKKLPNGEKNMKRVIIKTTMGKPIKQIQEVKKKFA, encoded by the coding sequence ATGATTACAGAGTCAGAGCTAGTCAAAATGATACAAGAGGCAAAGGCTGCAACAAAGGCAAAAAAGTTCAAGCAGTCAATAGAGTTGATTGTCAATTTCAAAGATATTGACGTCAAGAAAGGATTTGCACTCAACGAAGTCGTTCAGCTTCCAAAGACCAGTTCACCTGCAACAGTATGTGTTATTGCAACAGGAGACATGGGAACAAAAGCAAAGGCTGCAAAAGCAGACACTGTTATCGGAAATACAGAACTAGACAAATTTGGAGCAAACAAAAGAGAGTCTAGGAAATTTATCAACAAATATGATTTCTTTTTGGCAGATACACAAATCATGCCAACAGTTGGTAAAACTTTGGGTCAATTATTAGGACCTAGAGGAAAAATGCCAACACCAGTTCCATTTAATGCACCTATTGAATCATTTTTATCAAGATTTAGATCATCAATTAAAGTCAGAGCAAGAGCATCACTTTCTGTTGCATGCAAGATTGGAGATGAGTCAATGGAAGACGCTGACTTGGCAATTAATGCACATGCAGTACTAAGTGCAATCGAAAAGAAATTGCCAAACGGTGAGAAGAACATGAAAAGAGTCATAATAAAAACAACTATGGGAAAACCAATCAAACAGATACAAGAGGTTAAGAAGAAATTTGCATGA